A window of the Brassica napus cultivar Da-Ae chromosome A2, Da-Ae, whole genome shotgun sequence genome harbors these coding sequences:
- the LOC106437691 gene encoding regulatory protein NPR3-like isoform X2: MVRKQSFFLHEKMATLTEPSSSLSFTSSRFSNVSTGSNHISASSASNLEVISLNKLSSNLEQLLSSPDCDYTDAEITVEGVPVGVHRCILAARSKFFEQLFKKDKKRSKIERPKYHLKEVSTCVDSLCAHDSCRPAIDFVVELMYASSILQVPELVSSFQRRLCNFVEKSLVENVIPILLVAFHCNLTQLLDQCIERVARSDLYRFCIEKEVPLEVAERIKQIRLKSPLEEEENSPKVSDKMLERVGKILKALDSDDVELVKLLLTESDITLDEANGLHYSVVYSDPKVVAEILALGLGDVNHRNSRGYSVLHFAAMRREPSIIISLLKEGANASSFTSDGRSAVNICRRLTTPKDYHTKTAKKREASKARLCIDLLEREVRRNPMLADTPMCSLTMPEDLQMRLLYLEKRVGLAQLFFPTEANVAMDIANVEGTSEFTGLPPPSNGLTGNLSQVDLNETPHMQTKRLLTRMEALMKTVETGRRYFPYGSEVLDKYMEEYIDDDILDDLHSEKGSPQERRLKRMRYRELKDDVQKAYRKDKESKIAPSCLSASSSPSSSSLRDGLENSA; the protein is encoded by the exons ATGGTTCGAAAACAGAGCTTTTTTCTGCATGAAAAGATGGCTACTTTAACTGAACCATCATCATCTTTAAGCTTCACGTCTTCTCGTTTCTCTAACGTCTCTACTGGGTCTAACCATATCTCAGCAAGCTCAGCCTCTAACCTCGAAGTGATCAGTCTAAACAAACTCAGCTCCAATCTTGAGCAGCTTCTCAGTAGCCCAGACTGTGATTACACAGATGCAGAGATCACTGTCGAGGGTGTTCCCGTTGGTGTTCACAGATGCATTTTGGCTGCAAGGAGCAAGTTTTTCGAGCAACTGTTCAAGAAAGACAAGAAACGTTCCAAGATTGAGAGACCAAAGTACCATTTGAAAGAG GTTTCCACTTGTGTTGACTCTCTTTGTGCTCATGATTCTTGTCGACCTGCCATTGATTTCGTTGTTGAGTTGATGTATGCTTCATCTATCCTCCAAGTGCCTGAGCTTGTTTCATCTTTTCAGCGGCGGCTTTGTAACTTTGTGGAGAAGTCTCTGGTTGAGAATGTTATTCCTATTCTTTTGGTTGCTTTCCATTGTAACTTGACTCAGCTGCTTGATCAATGCATTGAGAGAGTGGCTAGGTCTGATCTCTACAGGTTCTGTATCGAAAAGGAGGTTCCTTTGGAAGTAGCTGAGAGAATCAAACAGATTCGTCTCAAGTCTCCactagaggaagaagagaacagTCCCAAGGTTTCAGATAAAATGCTTGAGAGAGTTGGGAAAATCCTCAAGGCCTTGGATTCAGATGACGTTGAGCTTGTCAAGCTTCTTTTGACCGAGTCAGATATCACTCTAGATGAAGCCAATGGTCTGCATTACTCAGTGGTGTATAGTGATCCCAAAGTTGTTGCAGAGATACTTGCCCTTGGTTTAGGTGATGTCAATCACAGAAACTCACGTGGCTACTCGGTTCTTCATTTCGCTGCCATGCGTAGAGAGCCTTCCATCATCATATCTCTTCTCAAGGAAGGCGCCAATGCGTCTAGCTTCACTTCTGATGGACGCAGTGCGGTTAATATATGTAGGAGACTGACAACTCCAAAGGATTATCATACAAAGACAGCCAAAAAGAGGGAAGCTAGTAAAGCAAGGCTGTGCATAGATCTCTTGGAAAGAGAGGTTAGGAGGAACCCTATGCTTGCTGATACGCCAATGTGTTCACTTACTATGCCTGAAGATCTCCAAATGAGACTGTTATACCTAGAAAAGAGAG TGGGGCTTGCTCAGTTGTTCTTTCCAACAGAAGCTAATGTGGCTATGGACATTGCTAATGTAGAAGGTACAAGCGAGTTCACTGGTCTTCCCCCGCCTTCAAATGGGTTAACAGGAAACTTGAGTCAGGTTGATTTAAACGAAACTCCTCATATGCAAACCAAAAGACTTCTTACTCGTATGGAGGCTCTAATGAAAACag TTGAGACAGGTAGAAGGTATTTTCCATATGGCTCAGAGGTTTTAGATAAGTACATGGAAGAGTACATAGATGATGATATTCTCGATGACTTGCATAGTGAGAAAGGATCTCCACAGGAGAGAAGATTGAAAAGAATGAGATATAGAGAGCTTAAGGATGATGTCCAAAAGGCATATAGAAAAGACAAAGAGTCTAAGATTGCGCCGTCTTGTCTTTCTGCGTCATCCTctccttcgtcttcttctttaaGAGATGGTCTGGAGAACTCAGCATGA
- the LOC106437691 gene encoding regulatory protein NPR3-like isoform X1 has translation MVRKQSFFLHEKMATLTEPSSSLSFTSSRFSNVSTGSNHISASSASNLEVISLNKLSSNLEQLLSSPDCDYTDAEITVEGVPVGVHRCILAARSKFFEQLFKKDKKRSKIERPKYHLKEVLPVVGHEAFVYFLSYVYTGRLKPFPLQVSTCVDSLCAHDSCRPAIDFVVELMYASSILQVPELVSSFQRRLCNFVEKSLVENVIPILLVAFHCNLTQLLDQCIERVARSDLYRFCIEKEVPLEVAERIKQIRLKSPLEEEENSPKVSDKMLERVGKILKALDSDDVELVKLLLTESDITLDEANGLHYSVVYSDPKVVAEILALGLGDVNHRNSRGYSVLHFAAMRREPSIIISLLKEGANASSFTSDGRSAVNICRRLTTPKDYHTKTAKKREASKARLCIDLLEREVRRNPMLADTPMCSLTMPEDLQMRLLYLEKRVGLAQLFFPTEANVAMDIANVEGTSEFTGLPPPSNGLTGNLSQVDLNETPHMQTKRLLTRMEALMKTVETGRRYFPYGSEVLDKYMEEYIDDDILDDLHSEKGSPQERRLKRMRYRELKDDVQKAYRKDKESKIAPSCLSASSSPSSSSLRDGLENSA, from the exons ATGGTTCGAAAACAGAGCTTTTTTCTGCATGAAAAGATGGCTACTTTAACTGAACCATCATCATCTTTAAGCTTCACGTCTTCTCGTTTCTCTAACGTCTCTACTGGGTCTAACCATATCTCAGCAAGCTCAGCCTCTAACCTCGAAGTGATCAGTCTAAACAAACTCAGCTCCAATCTTGAGCAGCTTCTCAGTAGCCCAGACTGTGATTACACAGATGCAGAGATCACTGTCGAGGGTGTTCCCGTTGGTGTTCACAGATGCATTTTGGCTGCAAGGAGCAAGTTTTTCGAGCAACTGTTCAAGAAAGACAAGAAACGTTCCAAGATTGAGAGACCAAAGTACCATTTGAAAGAGGTGTTGCCTGTTGTTGGGCATGAAGCTTTTGTTTACTTCCTGAGTTATGTCTACACTGGGAGGTTAAAGCCTTTTCCTTTGCAGGTTTCCACTTGTGTTGACTCTCTTTGTGCTCATGATTCTTGTCGACCTGCCATTGATTTCGTTGTTGAGTTGATGTATGCTTCATCTATCCTCCAAGTGCCTGAGCTTGTTTCATCTTTTCAGCGGCGGCTTTGTAACTTTGTGGAGAAGTCTCTGGTTGAGAATGTTATTCCTATTCTTTTGGTTGCTTTCCATTGTAACTTGACTCAGCTGCTTGATCAATGCATTGAGAGAGTGGCTAGGTCTGATCTCTACAGGTTCTGTATCGAAAAGGAGGTTCCTTTGGAAGTAGCTGAGAGAATCAAACAGATTCGTCTCAAGTCTCCactagaggaagaagagaacagTCCCAAGGTTTCAGATAAAATGCTTGAGAGAGTTGGGAAAATCCTCAAGGCCTTGGATTCAGATGACGTTGAGCTTGTCAAGCTTCTTTTGACCGAGTCAGATATCACTCTAGATGAAGCCAATGGTCTGCATTACTCAGTGGTGTATAGTGATCCCAAAGTTGTTGCAGAGATACTTGCCCTTGGTTTAGGTGATGTCAATCACAGAAACTCACGTGGCTACTCGGTTCTTCATTTCGCTGCCATGCGTAGAGAGCCTTCCATCATCATATCTCTTCTCAAGGAAGGCGCCAATGCGTCTAGCTTCACTTCTGATGGACGCAGTGCGGTTAATATATGTAGGAGACTGACAACTCCAAAGGATTATCATACAAAGACAGCCAAAAAGAGGGAAGCTAGTAAAGCAAGGCTGTGCATAGATCTCTTGGAAAGAGAGGTTAGGAGGAACCCTATGCTTGCTGATACGCCAATGTGTTCACTTACTATGCCTGAAGATCTCCAAATGAGACTGTTATACCTAGAAAAGAGAG TGGGGCTTGCTCAGTTGTTCTTTCCAACAGAAGCTAATGTGGCTATGGACATTGCTAATGTAGAAGGTACAAGCGAGTTCACTGGTCTTCCCCCGCCTTCAAATGGGTTAACAGGAAACTTGAGTCAGGTTGATTTAAACGAAACTCCTCATATGCAAACCAAAAGACTTCTTACTCGTATGGAGGCTCTAATGAAAACag TTGAGACAGGTAGAAGGTATTTTCCATATGGCTCAGAGGTTTTAGATAAGTACATGGAAGAGTACATAGATGATGATATTCTCGATGACTTGCATAGTGAGAAAGGATCTCCACAGGAGAGAAGATTGAAAAGAATGAGATATAGAGAGCTTAAGGATGATGTCCAAAAGGCATATAGAAAAGACAAAGAGTCTAAGATTGCGCCGTCTTGTCTTTCTGCGTCATCCTctccttcgtcttcttctttaaGAGATGGTCTGGAGAACTCAGCATGA
- the LOC106437690 gene encoding cyclin-T1-5-like yields the protein MAGVLAGECSYGESGVSSHSRNSHEKQDELSRWYFGRKEIEENSPSRLDGIDLKKETYLRKSYCTFLQDLGMRLKVPQVTIATAIIFCHRFFFRQSHAKNDRRTIATVCMFLAGKVEETPRPLNNVISVSYEIINKKDPGAAQKIKQKEVYEQQKELILNGEKIVLSTLGFDLNVLHPYKPLVEAIKKFKVAQNALAQVAWNFVNDGLRTSLCLQFQPHHIAAGAIFLAAKFLKVKLPSDGEKVWWQEFDVTPRQLEDVSNQMLELYEQNRVPASQGSEVESSVGGGSAHRPGSRNATSTDEHVGSRQASARSSHEPSNSDNHGGSSKGGLDQNNGNGDVEAVNASVDHKEEVKREREESLHPTANSRPLVEGAGKDNSERESGELPDDVHKSRNVETGVVAPIGQSPKDLKMLRDKVLKAKREKAKKLLGERTMKKDLMDEDDFIERELEDVELAVEDENAKQKNVPKAENSDLMGTEHGAVKNAEEGEMVNDVSQMMHSRKRKMGSPPEKQSEGKRRHSSENGEQGHKTSRGGSSSSSHHGDREHRRHSQERNHS from the exons ATGGCTGGAGTACTAGCTGGGGAATGTTCGTACGGTGAGAGTGGAGTGTCATCTCACTCGAGGAATTCTCATGAAAAGCAAGACGAGCTTTCCCGCTGGTACTTTGGAAGAAAAGAAATTGAAGAAAATTCACCCTCGAGGCTGGATGGTATTGACTTGAAGAAGGAAACTTACCTCCGCAAATCCTACTGTACATTTCTCCAGGACTTGGGCATGAGATTGAAAGT TCCCCAGGTTACAATAGCTACAGCGATTATCTTCTGTCATCGCTTCTTCTTTCGCCAGTCACATGCAAAGAATGACAGAAGG ACAATTGCAACTGTATGTATGTTCCTTGCTGGAAAAGTTGAGGAAACTCCACGGCCCTTGAATAACGTTATTTCTGTATCCTATGAGATAATCAACAAGAAGGATCCTGGTGCTGCCCAGAAAATCAAGCAAAAG GAAGTATATGAGCAACAAAAAGAGCTTATACTAAACGGAGAAAAGATAGTACTTTCTACACTAGGCTTTGACCTCAATGTTCTTCATCCTTATAAACCCCTTGTTGAAGCAATAAAGAAGTTTAAGGTTGCCCAGAATGCTCTTGCCCAAGTTGCCTGGAATTTTGTTAATGATGG TCTGAGGACATCTCTCTGCCTGCAATTCCAGCCTCATCACATTGCGGCTGGTGCAATTTTTCTTGCGGCCAAGTTCCTTAAAGTGAAGTTACCATCGGATGGAGAGAAGGTTTGGTGGCAAGAGTTTGATGTTACACCTCGACAATTGGAGG atGTTAGCAACCAAATGCTTGAGCTTTATGAGCAAAACCGTGTACCTGCATCTCAAGGAAGCGAAGTAGAAAGTAGTGTGGGTGGAGGGTCAGCTCATCGTCCAGGCTCTAGAAATGCAACGTCAACAGATGAGCATGTTGGTTCTAGGCAAGCATCAGCACGTTCAAGCCATGAACCTTCAAACTCTGATAATCATGGGGGTTCATCAAAAGGCGGTTTGGATCAGAACAATGGCAATGGGGATGTTGAGGCAGTTAATGCCAGTGTCGATCACAAAGAGGAggtaaagagagaaagagaagaaagccTGCATCCTACAGCTAACTCTAGACCTTTAGTTGAGGGAGCTGGGAAGGACAATTCAGAAAGAGAGAGTGGAGAGCTTCCAGATGATGTTCATAAATCTAGAAACGTTGAAACAGGTGTTGTTGCCCCAATCGGCCAATCGCCAAAGGACTTGAAAATGCTCCGGGATAAGGTGTTGAAGGCTAAGCGAGAGAAGGCTAAGAAGTTGCTAGGTGAAAGAACAATGAAAAAGGATTTGATGGATGAGGATGATTTCATTGAAAGAGAGCTGGAAGATGTGGAACTAGCTGTTGAGGATGAAAACGCCAAGCAAAAGAATGTACCAAAGGCCGAGAACTCTGATCTCATGGGCACAGAACATGGGGCAGTAAAAAATGCAGAAGAAGGTGAAATGGTAAACGATGTGTCTCAGATGATGCATAGCAGAAAGAGAAAAATGGGAAGCCCTCCTGAGAAGCAGTCCGAAGGAAAGAGACGCCACAGTAGCGAGAACGGTGAACAAGGCCACAAGACGAGCAGAGgtggtagtagtagtagtagtcaTCATGGTGACAGAGAGCACAGAAGACACTCGCAAGAGAGAAACCATTCATGA
- the LOC111213801 gene encoding protein PHLOEM PROTEIN 2-LIKE A8-like — translation MDVNSRRITNHQVFVSFRGEELWCGFVSHLVEALQRHGINVFIDKLESVGQDLSNLFARIEESTIALVIFSRRYTESRWCLDELVKIKERAAQGLLKVIPIFFKVEPVTVKQLRGAFGDKFRDREWEYRCDKPRTGRWKEALASVSCKTGLTFDRKTNESTFVRIIVKEVEKMLQPQGKFAVLPFSGGGQDQMDISRDSVFVHQNSYIANQIVLVSNTYMDIEYQNSVLRAQLVALRDRLQSLNSVIKMSEGVMADVFLFTANTGLC, via the exons ATGGATGTCAACAGCCGCAGGATCACGAACCATCAGGTGTTCGTAAGTTTCCGAGGAGAGGAGCTTTGGTGTGGTTTCGTAAGCCATCTGGTGGAAGCGCTTCAGAGACATGGGATCAACGTTTTCATAGACAAACTCGAGAGCGTTGGCCAAGATCTCTCCAACCTCTTCGCGAGGATCGAGGAGTCCACCATCGCTTTAGTCATATTCTCCAGGAGGTACACAGAATCGAGATGGTGCTTAGACGAGCTCGTGAAGATCAAAGAACGTGCAGCTCAAGGCTTGCTCAAG GTCATTCCAATCTTTTTCAAAGTGGAACCAGTTACCGTGAAACAACTTCGTGGAGCATTCGGTGATAAGTTCAGGGATCGAGAGTGGGAGTATCGGTGCGATAAACCAAGAACCGGTAGATGGAAGGAGGCGTTAGCATCTGTTTCTTGCAAAACAGGCCTGACCTTTGATAGGAAAAC TAATGAGAGTACATTCGTCAGGATAATCGTTAAGGAGGTCGAGAAAATGCTACAACCACAAGGGAAGTTTGCGGTCCTTCCATTTTCAGGAGGAGGTCAAGATCAGATGGATATATCAAGAGACAGTGTTTTTGTGCACCAGAACTCTTACATTGCTAACCAGATTGTCCTAGTTTCCAATACTTACATGGACATCGAATATCAGAACAGTGTTCTAAGGGCTCAGCTCGTTGCACTACGGGATAGACTGCAGTCACTAAACTCTGTCATTAAGATGTCAGAAGGAGTCATGGCAGATGTCTTTCTCTTCACAGCCAACACTGGCCTCTGCtga